The sequence below is a genomic window from Lolium perenne isolate Kyuss_39 chromosome 4, Kyuss_2.0, whole genome shotgun sequence.
GCCTTCTTCGCACGCATGGCCGCCGACCCAGCCCTGCCGCCGCTCGCCGACCCGTCCTTCGCCTACGCCTTCCCGCTGGCGCTCAAGTCCTCCGCCGCGCTccgccgcccctccgccgccgcctccctccaCGCGCTCGCGCACAAGTGCGGCGGCCTCCTCCAGAGCCCGTTCGTGGCCTCCGCGCTCGTCGCCTCCTACGGCGCCTGCGCCTCCCCCGAGGCCGCGCGCAGCCTGTTCGACGGATTGCCCTGCCGCAACGCCGTCGTCTGGAGCGCCATGATCTCCGTGTACGTCCGCTCGGGCGACGTcgccgcggcggcggtggcgctcGCCGACATGGACGTCGCGCCCACCGCCTCCTGCTTCAACTCCGTGATCGCGGCGGTGGCGGGGTCCGGGCAGCACCCGGGCCGGGCCATCGACCTATACCGGCGTATGGCAGGTATGGGCGTCAAGCCCTCGCTCATCACTCTGCTGGCCCTCGTCCCCGCGTGCGCCGCGATGGGCGCGCTGGGCTCCGTCAGGGAGGTGCATGGCTTCGCGGTCCGGCACGGCATGTCCACGAGCTGCCACCTGGGAAGCTCCCTCATCGAGGCGTACGGGCGGTGCGGCTCGTTGGTTGGCGCGCAGAGGGTTTTCGACCTCGTGGAGGAGCGCGACGTTGTTGTCTGGAGCTCCGTCGTGTCGGCGTACGCGTTCCATGGCCACGGGGATGTCGCGATGTCTCTTTTCGGGCGCATGGAGCTGGACAACGTGCGGCCTGACGGCATCATGTTCCTTGGCGTGCTAAAGGCCTGCGGCCATGCTGGTCGCGCGGATGATGCGTTGAACTATTTTGACGTGTTAACCAAGACGTATGGGGTGGAAGCGTCTGGAGATCATTACTCGTGCTTGGTCGATGTCTTGGGGCGGGCAGGAAGGTTGCAGCAAGCTTATGATGTTATACGGACAATGCCGGTTAGGGTTACCGCGAAAGCCTGGGGTGCTCTCCTTGCCGCTTGCAGGAAGTACGGGGATGTGGGGTTGGCAGAAATTGCAGCAAGGGCGTTGTTTGAAATTGAGCCGGAGAATGCAGGGAACTTTGTTTCGCTTGCAAATATCTATTCAGGCTTGGGTATGCATGAGGAGGCAGAGCGGGTGAGAAGGGACATGGAGCAACGGGGTGTGCAATTATCACCTGGAAGCAGTTGGATGATACACCACAAGTCAAGGTCCTAACCTCTTGAGCCTATACCAGCCAAGCTTCTTTTTTACAGTTTTACTCTTACTCACATCATGAATGAACTGACTTATTTATTTGCTGCAGTGAACCTTTCTGAAGAAGGATGGTCATATTTTGGAAGTTACATCACAGACTGACATCAAAGTTTTCTTGGATACACAATTTCTATGTCCATGAAAAGGTAAGCGCGAGCTGCCACTATCTCGTTCttttttggagggtatatttattAGACACCACAATTTTTCGTTAATACACCTGGACAATATATTAATTGTGCTAGGGATCTATACATCTACCAGGATATGCTGCACTTAAATCTGAACTGACTGTGAACGCAGCAGAAACTTTTCTATGGCTTAATGCTTAACTGTAAATCCTGCAGAAACATCAAATTTGCTCCTGGGAATGGTGGAAGAAGATAGTCTATGTGCCAGAAGCCATGAACCTGTACTAGGTGGACATTGATGTTCAGTGTCAATTGTCAAAGTTCATTCTAGCAGCGAACTCATTACCATATTATTGACACGTGTGCTACTTCAGTTTTAAATGACATTTTCTGGCATCACATTAATTTATACTCATGTAGTTGAACCATAAACATTGTTCTATTAGGAAAAAGTAGAAACTTTGGCGATGTTAGACAACATCATTCCTTCCTACCAAAATCTCCCATCAGCAAACATTTCAATTCCAGTTCAAAGGACTgtagaggaaaaataatatcggtGATACTGTTTCTTCTTACAAGTTCCCCACCAAAGCCGCATGTGTATTCCAAATATCTAATGCCACTTAGCTCCAGTTGCTAAGCACATTGTTTCCCAGTCCCGACAATCCTCATTGCTGTCAGTGGACATGAACTTTACAGTCCTTATTGCCTTGTCAGCTGATTGCTAAAATATGCAAGGAGGCTAATTACATCTGCGCACTAAATTCATTGTGGTTCTTTTAGTTAACTACTATTATCTTATGTCAGTTCCTATGGACTGAGGAACTCCATTTAGGTTTCCAATGAGACTTCTACCAGCTTTTTTATGTTAGTGCATATGATGCTGACATTGGTGCAACTTTACCGAAGTCACATctcgtattttttttttttgataaaaagCAGTGACGGAGCTTCAACAAGATATTTAAGTGGGGGCTAAAGGATCTCTAAACAGAGTTGAGGGGCTAATCTATGGTACTTTGTCAAACATAGCATAAAATAGTGCTAAATATTCACTGTTAATATAATATATCTTCGTTATACATATCATTTGATCAGTCAGTTCAGTGTGGTTTGAATATAGCAACTCATATTTTGTGCGAGTTTATTTAGCTCTTTGAAAGTAAGGTGGACTAATTTTTAGCTTTAGCTGCTCCATACCGATGCCAAATAATAAAATTGAATTGTTCATCTCCCCCACCGATATTGTGAACTACCATACACTGTTACTATCTTAGTGTCTTTTGGGTCAATCAGTTTGCTTCACTTCACTTCTATTCAATATATTGGCTGCAGCTTGGAAGTTCAACGTGACTTTCATATGGAAAATTGACAGCAAACTACTCTGTTTTCTTACATTTTCAATCTAACCAAGCTGTTACAAGCATTATTACGAAGGAAAAATAATAATAAGTACAAGTACCATATTTTTTAATCTAAATTAAAAAATTACATTGATAGTTTTAAATATCCTATGGAAAGTGTACGACCTAGTATGTCTTGTGGCATGTGGAATCCAGCTAAAGGCTAATTGGTAATACATCCAAATACCTATTTTCCCGAATCATGTTTTGTTGTGCATGATATTTTTTGGTAATAACCTGGAACGACACTTACCTAACATCCTACCTGATATGTCCCTCTCAAACAGCTCTGTTGTAGGCTTGCAGCTGGCCAAGCATGCAATACTATTGTACTACTGTTAGTGATGCATGCTAGGCCCCATTACAGCTGGCTTATTGGCTGATGTTAAGTGATTCTATCAACCTAATTTCTCCAACACATGCTGTTTCTGTTCTGCACTAGTTAACCTGAAGTTGTAACATTGCAGATCATgcaattcttaccttttcttcatAAATCAGGCCGAAACCTGTCAAATCATACACGTGTCCAGAATCCTCGTGGCACTATCCACAACCATTTTTAACCACTGGACAGTACTTCACGGCCCTCTCCATGCAGTGTACTTGTTTTGACCACGGACCACTAAACTTGCTCATTTTACGTCACTACTTTTTCTGTTTCTACAAATATGTGGAGTGTGTGTGTTTGCTGACTCCATGTACTGGGCCGTGAACCATTGAAGGAAGAACAACCATTCAAGGAAGGGAGCACACTGACATGCATGGAAATTTGGCAGACAGGAGGAAGTGCGGTCACAAAAGGGTATCCATCGTTACTTTTGCATGTGGGAGCCTCCAAGTGGAAAACAGGTAAATCAGATAGCTCATCCAGCTCATCTTTCGTCATCAGCTGAGCCTAGATAGATAGCAAACATATTACTGCCTATTGGCTGCTTAAGATAATAAAAACGTTCCCTGGTTAGGAAATGGCACTGCTGAGCACAAATTCATGCTGATCTGTTTGTTAGGTATGAATCTACACTTCTTTTGCTTCCCGTGTTCTGCTTCTTTCATGGAGTTTTAAAGTTCTTGAATCCTTTGAAATGTGCAACTCATGGTCTTCTTTGAAGATAGAAAGACTAGGGAATGTCACCTCAGTGACTTTGACTAGTGCTAAGACTATGGTATACCATAGCTTTCAGCTGTTCAATGAATCTTTCTTACCCAGGCAGATCTTCCAGGCTTGGTAAGGCTATTGCTAGCAGCACAGTTTGTTTTTGGACTAGCAGccactttttttttttgttttgataaaTTTGCATGGTGCAGTGTGCTATCCGTACATATGTGGGGATTTCGTCAAGGATACTCAAGCTATATTGGCACTTTATCTATTGAAAAGCATATACTTTTCAAAAAGGCAAATGATGATGCACACTGAGATAAAGTTACACATTCATCTCATCTGTGCTCCTGTACAGTAGATTACATGTTGCATGCCGACTTGTGTTATATGATCTGAATATTATCTTTGTGGGCCCCTCCATCCCCGACCCCATTATGATCAATCTTTTCTGTTAAATGGTTAGTTCGTTCCAAGAATAATATAAACAACATTCATCTTACTAACTCATAAATATAAACAATATTCATCTTAGTAACTCCCTGCCTTTCATCAGAAAACCTGCATATGGAGTGTGCATCACCCAGCAGatatcttttcttttcattttttttttgaaataaccAGCTTGCTGGCTTTCATTGATTAGCAGAGGGAAACACTTTACAGATGTCCAACCGATGTGTAACTACACATCGAGAAGGGCGGGGAAAGCAAAGAGAAAAAGGAGAAAGAAAAAAAACCCCCCAAGCCAGAATTCTTCAGGGAGGCTCGAACAGGATTTTCATTCTGAAGCTTCAGCACTGATTAGCACATTGGTAAATGAGTTCATCATCCTTTACCTAACAAACATTTGCTTGTGGAGAGACATACCTATAATTTCTATCCTGCTGTATATTCACCACCTTTTGCCCCACCCTCTAAAGCTATATATATTCAAATGATTTAAACAGGTTCTTTTTGTTGGAAAAGACAGGCGGTGAGATCAGCGTCAAGCACTAGCGGCCACCagcagatgtatgtggaccacaGCACTATCCAGTACCACGGACGGATGGCCTTGGTACGACACGATGTGCCTTTACACAGTTATAAGTACCCCGTCTCCTTAGCTTGCAAGTCTGGACTCTTAACAGAGTAGGCAGAACGGAAGTACCCAGAAGCCACAGCTGATGCACATGAACAGGCCAGAAGGTTTCGCGCCTCCTCCGTCCATGTCCATGACGGTTCCGATGGCGCATTCCTCACGGCCGACACTAGGGTTCCCCCTTGGGACGGCGCTCCTACTCCTCGTCATCTTCTCCCTCAGCGGCATCTTCTCGTGCTGCTACCACTGGGACAGGCTCCGGTTGCTGTGGTCTCGGCATCCCGCCATGCTCCAGGAAGGTCAGCTCACCGTCATCACCATCGGATCGGTGCCAAGCAAGGCAGCTTCTCAGCACAAGGTAGTAGCAAGCGATCTCTTCGGTAGCCTGTACAACCTGTTTTCAGTTCTGGCACCATTCTTGAAGATTTTGTCTTGTAAAATTCAGTTAAGGATATATATTCATGGTGTGGTGCGCTGTTTTTGTTTGCAGAACGAGAAAGCAGCGAAAGAGTGTGGCCTGCCGGTGATCATGCCTGGGGATAACATCGCGAAATTCTTCGCGAGGCCCTGCCCGCACGAGAGGTGTTTTACCTGCAGCAGAGAAGGCTGAATTGGAGGTGCAAGTTAGATGTTCAGTTTCGTGAGACCGTAGGTATTTGTAACTGTAAGTGGAATCATAGTTAGCCGTTAGCTGACTTATATGATTGATGGATTGATTGTATATAAGCACATGACTTGTGATTGACAGATTTGATTGTGTATAAGCATGCGGTTTTCACAGATTTTCAGAGAACAAAAAAAAACTTTTCGTGTGCAGATATGAAATCTCTGTAGGCTAGAAGATATGATTTTGGGTCTCAACAAACTTGTTGGAATTTGTTGAGTATTTAATTTCGAATGAACTTGTTGACTGCTATGGAATTGGGAATCTTATTGAGGGAATGCCATTCAGCGCTTATTTATACGTATTAGATAACAAGGTTACGTCTCTATTACAAAAGGGAGTATAAACCTTGGAGGATCACCATCCCAAACAAAATTTTGCTTCGACTCATAAGCACTTTCTGCTAAACTATGCGCCACCTGATTAGCATCCCTTTGACAATGTTAAAAAACAACCTTCTCCATCGAACTAACTTTGAGGAAACATTCTGCTAGAATAGCTGTCCAACTGAATAAAGTTCTTTCTCCATGTTAGACTCAAATTCTAGAGATGAGGAGCACACTACGGGCGTGTTAAGGGGGTGGATACAAATTGGTCAGGTCATCTGTTATTCAAGGAAAACCAACAAAAAATAATATACAATTGTTAAAGTAAATATATTGAATAGCCTATTTTCACTAGTTTGGACTTTTGATTAACTTGGCTTCTACATCCATTCTATAACTACACGACTAAAAATCAGCTTTGTTAGATTCAAGTTGGCTAGTGCATCAATTCTATAACTACACGATTAAAAATCAGCTTGGTTGGATGCGTGGTGACATGACAGATAATACCAACAAATCGTGCCCCACGTACGTCGTCATGGCCAACTGAGCAAGAAAAATAAAGCGGCATGCACGATGGCATGGAGGGGACATGGACCTAACATTCTTACCGGTCGGGATCGTGAGTGCAGCGTCAATTCCGGCCATGACATAATATGGTATGTCCGTACGCACGAACGAATGCACACCAGCATTTTCTATCCACTCAGTTAGGTCTCTTGCTGACGatgtaagagcatgtctaacaggctcgTATAAtccgcccaccccgtaaaattccgacgggatacggggcaggcgcgatttgggccgtctagcaggccccgtattcggaccggcccgtttcggcggaatacggggcccaggaaatcggccccgcCGTCCCCTACTTATactgggcgcaggtgcgagtgagggattaacccctcactcgcaaccctagctccgccgtgcgccgccgcctcctcctcctgctccggcgagcaattagtcgctcccccgcgccgcattccacccgccgccacctgcatggactcccgccgccgtagtaccgcctcgccggcgagcggatcgaagcgattgttggataattaggcacaatttccatgattaattccagaatataaaacatgatggcagcaactactaacatgtgaaactcaaacatactagatgcattaatcaacatgagtagaagcagcgcaaacggtaaagcatccatcgctaaacagatcgagatatgtcgcacgtaccgatctggtggaggtggcgatggaggtgtagcagatgatgtcgcagcagtaacgttgttgatgacaacgttgttgacgacggggacgacgtgtcgaagtagacggcgttgaagacgacggtaggcagcaccgcccgacttggacggaaggcgacccgtgatgaagagcttgagcagtcgcgcagagtgcttcccaaaaacctaattcgccctctcccgtacaggatcgcaaggacgagtggttccggagacctgctctcccgttcgccgatgcacgtcggctcgagggatggagtaggctacgatggcggcgcaagcagagagaggtggaaaccctgactcgtgtattagatatatttctgcggtagccgggcatgagattatataggctcgggaaaccctaggcaacgtgggccacgcccacgtcgcacgaacgtttcgagtcggttacagatagcccacgatccgggagcgacccgaaccgactaactgcgacgcgtccgtctaggactctgttcgttttcctgagctgcaaaaagtaaggaaagtctcggctcgaggctcaatccactcaccacgagcgcgcgtcgtgacgtgtcgtgtcgagtcgagtcgagcgagcgaggaggaggagcgcgcgtgtagcactcctattctcactcactaactagtggtggaacaacccaccttataaggtggtctaacttcctcccaactttccatgtgggactaaacttcccacttcttgccactccctagtgagctgccaccaacttgggctcaaactcacaaggctgccactatgtgggctttgagatttataggaaaaactgaaatctaatttgggccactaaaagtgggcccaatatttcaacagcgatcccgctcgccggacaccgtggaggaggcgtggcggctcaAGTGCAAGAGATCCGCCGCCGGGAGCCGCCGTGCGGCGTGCCGGTACGCCGGCGCGCTGTACGTGCCGGATTCGCTCCGGGAGTACGCGGCGGGTGGGCGGTGGTACCGGCaagacccgccgctcaagccgatgagcggcgaagccttcgagaagtggctcgccgagtggcagcgcgaccgcgcgtccaaggcggcatgggcggcgaccatcggcagcaccagcggcggaggaagcggaggcggcgaggaggaagaggaggcggcagaggaggaggcggccttccggcgtgcggtggccgaatccgaggcggatgccgccgagaaagctcgggcggaggcagaggaggaggcggcggccatcccCGCCGTCCGGGAGTTCGAGGCGCGGGAGGCGCaggaggcgcaggaggaggcggcctCCATCGCCTTCATCCCCTACGTCATCCTTGACGAGTAGATGTAGGTTAGATGTagtatgatccgtagtatgatcggaatgtatgtatgatccgtagtatgatcaatgaagatgaacttccaggggtttttatttttgaaaatacggggcgaaatacggggtctgctagacggaatggctCTTCCGTTAGCAGTTTTTCGATACGGGGCAAAATGCGAGCGTTATACGGGGCAGCGAAATACGGGgcatgttagacatgctctaacggCACTGTGCCAACAGGAGAGCTCTCTTGCTGTTTAATGAACATATTCCAATTCGCCAAAAGGTCTGAGATTCATATCTTGTTTCCTTCGTTTTCATCTAGTGGAGAATATCTTTATGTATTCATCTACGGTTTTTCTTTGAGCAAGTCCAACTGGAAGCATCATGAGTTACTTGTTTAGTTAACGAGTTATGAGTTATTATATTTTTCGAGTTTTATGTTC
It includes:
- the LOC127349442 gene encoding uncharacterized protein isoform X1 → MHGNLADRRKCGHKRVSIVTFACGSLQVENRGKHFTDVQPMCNYTSRRAGKAKRKRRKKKNPPSQNSSGRLEQDFHSEASALISTLAVRSASSTSGHQQMYVDHSTIQYHGRMALSRQNGSTQKPQLMHMNRPEGFAPPPSMSMTVPMAHSSRPTLGFPLGTALLLLVIFSLSGIFSCCYHWDRLRLLWSRHPAMLQEGQLTVITIGSVPSKAASQHKNEKAAKECGLPVIMPGDNIAKFFARPCPHERCFTCSREG
- the LOC127349442 gene encoding uncharacterized protein At5g65660 isoform X5 yields the protein MWEPPSGKQAVRSASSTSGHQQMYVDHSTIQYHGRMALSRQNGSTQKPQLMHMNRPEGFAPPPSMSMTVPMAHSSRPTLGFPLGTALLLLVIFSLSGIFSCCYHWDRLRLLWSRHPAMLQEGQLTVITIGSVPSKAASQHKNEKAAKECGLPVIMPGDNIAKFFARPCPHERCFTCSREG
- the LOC127349442 gene encoding uncharacterized protein isoform X2, with product MEEQPFKEGSTLTCMEIWQTGGSAVTKGYPSLLLHVGASKWKTGSFCWKRQAVRSASSTSGHQQMYVDHSTIQYHGRMALSRQNGSTQKPQLMHMNRPEGFAPPPSMSMTVPMAHSSRPTLGFPLGTALLLLVIFSLSGIFSCCYHWDRLRLLWSRHPAMLQEGQLTVITIGSVPSKAASQHKNEKAAKECGLPVIMPGDNIAKFFARPCPHERCFTCSREG
- the LOC127349442 gene encoding uncharacterized protein isoform X3 yields the protein MCNYTSRRAGKAKRKRRKKKNPPSQNSSGRLEQDFHSEASALISTLAVRSASSTSGHQQMYVDHSTIQYHGRMALSRQNGSTQKPQLMHMNRPEGFAPPPSMSMTVPMAHSSRPTLGFPLGTALLLLVIFSLSGIFSCCYHWDRLRLLWSRHPAMLQEGQLTVITIGSVPSKAASQHKNEKAAKECGLPVIMPGDNIAKFFARPCPHERCFTCSREG
- the LOC127349442 gene encoding uncharacterized protein isoform X4, with protein sequence MHGNLADRRKCGHKRVSIVTFACGSLQVENRQAVRSASSTSGHQQMYVDHSTIQYHGRMALSRQNGSTQKPQLMHMNRPEGFAPPPSMSMTVPMAHSSRPTLGFPLGTALLLLVIFSLSGIFSCCYHWDRLRLLWSRHPAMLQEGQLTVITIGSVPSKAASQHKNEKAAKECGLPVIMPGDNIAKFFARPCPHERCFTCSREG
- the LOC127349441 gene encoding putative pentatricopeptide repeat-containing protein At1g03510, yielding MVCPHRRLATLTKQLTGHVNAGRHRDALAFFARMAADPALPPLADPSFAYAFPLALKSSAALRRPSAAASLHALAHKCGGLLQSPFVASALVASYGACASPEAARSLFDGLPCRNAVVWSAMISVYVRSGDVAAAAVALADMDVAPTASCFNSVIAAVAGSGQHPGRAIDLYRRMAGMGVKPSLITLLALVPACAAMGALGSVREVHGFAVRHGMSTSCHLGSSLIEAYGRCGSLVGAQRVFDLVEERDVVVWSSVVSAYAFHGHGDVAMSLFGRMELDNVRPDGIMFLGVLKACGHAGRADDALNYFDVLTKTYGVEASGDHYSCLVDVLGRAGRLQQAYDVIRTMPVRVTAKAWGALLAACRKYGDVGLAEIAARALFEIEPENAGNFVSLANIYSGLGMHEEAERVRRDMEQRGVQLSPGSSWMIHHKSSEPF